In the Nakamurella alba genome, one interval contains:
- a CDS encoding endonuclease domain-containing protein → MSSSPVRAQVFHYLGFTIAPEQNTVTCRYALDGREFTEEIRVPGATPEQWAQPAVVEAARLLFLLTGVSYYKAGAPPVIDLGEHALTARELAFLREFYIDGLGEFAFRSDPQLDLTDLEIRAPLLERTYPADFHPAPGRPLLPFGGGVDSIVSVELLRPITTEPSLFVVNRPGDTFEAIEKPAVVTGWPVVRAERVIDPQILHAAKGEFFNGHVPVTGIISAIGVLAAALGGHDAVVMSNEWSASVGTVEVDGRSINHQYSKSEAFESAFRDVLADAIGTDFQYFSLLRPYTELWIAARFAELPQYFDTFRSCNRSFHINLEHRLDHWCGRCDKCCFIDLILAPFLPAETLRAVFTRTPEPLDNPELLGKFHTLLGLSPDTKPWECVGDVHECQIAARMAADRIDRVGSPILNRLLVALGPGDPSGEAEQLMKPVALHHIPERYAPADLLV, encoded by the coding sequence ATGAGCAGCAGTCCGGTCCGCGCCCAGGTCTTCCACTACCTCGGGTTCACGATCGCACCGGAGCAGAACACGGTGACCTGCCGATACGCACTGGACGGTCGCGAGTTCACCGAGGAGATCCGCGTCCCCGGCGCCACCCCGGAGCAGTGGGCGCAGCCGGCCGTCGTCGAGGCCGCGCGGCTCCTCTTCCTGCTCACCGGCGTCTCGTACTACAAGGCGGGCGCCCCGCCGGTGATCGACCTGGGCGAGCACGCGCTGACCGCCCGGGAGCTGGCCTTCCTGCGCGAGTTCTACATCGACGGACTCGGCGAGTTCGCCTTCCGCAGCGACCCGCAGCTGGACCTGACCGACCTGGAGATCCGGGCACCGCTGCTCGAGCGCACGTACCCGGCGGACTTCCATCCCGCACCCGGTCGCCCGCTGTTGCCGTTCGGCGGCGGCGTCGATTCCATCGTCAGCGTGGAACTGCTGCGCCCGATCACCACCGAGCCGTCGCTGTTCGTGGTGAACCGACCCGGCGACACCTTCGAGGCGATCGAGAAGCCGGCGGTGGTGACCGGCTGGCCGGTGGTGCGCGCCGAGCGGGTGATCGACCCGCAGATCCTGCACGCCGCCAAGGGCGAGTTCTTCAACGGGCACGTCCCGGTCACCGGCATCATCTCGGCGATCGGGGTGCTGGCCGCGGCGCTCGGCGGTCACGACGCGGTGGTGATGTCCAACGAGTGGTCCGCCTCGGTCGGCACCGTCGAGGTGGACGGCCGGTCGATCAACCATCAGTACTCCAAGAGCGAGGCGTTCGAGTCGGCGTTCCGGGACGTGCTGGCCGATGCGATCGGCACCGATTTCCAGTACTTCTCGCTGCTGCGGCCGTACACCGAGCTGTGGATCGCGGCCCGGTTCGCCGAGCTGCCGCAGTACTTCGACACCTTCCGCAGCTGCAACCGCAGCTTCCACATCAACCTCGAGCACCGGCTCGACCACTGGTGCGGCCGCTGCGACAAGTGCTGCTTCATCGACCTGATCCTGGCGCCGTTCCTGCCCGCGGAGACGCTGCGCGCGGTGTTCACCCGGACCCCGGAGCCACTGGACAACCCGGAGCTGCTCGGGAAGTTCCATACGCTGCTGGGACTCTCGCCGGACACCAAGCCGTGGGAGTGCGTCGGCGACGTGCACGAGTGCCAGATCGCCGCCCGGATGGCCGCCGACCGGATCGACCGGGTCGGCTCGCCGATCCTGAACCGGCTGCTCGTCGCGCTGGGCCCCGGGGACCCCTCCGGCGAGGCCGAGCAGCTGATGAAGCCCGTTGCCCTGCACCACATCCCGGAGCGGTATGCGCCCGCCGATCTCCTGGTCTGA
- the murD gene encoding UDP-N-acetylmuramoyl-L-alanine--D-glutamate ligase: MRPPISWSDLADLRVGVYGLGTEGRANLRACDVRGLHPVLVDDRPPATTADDPDLDGRVVLATESGGQAALLLCDVVIKSPGVPAYGPVVRELEAAGVLVAGGLGLWLMEAPREKVLCITGSKGKSTTTSIAGHLLSGLGYRTFVGGNLGSPPQDPRAAGEYDRYVIEVSSYQATDLPVSPPVVAVTSLSPDHLPWHGGDPETYFADKLSLATNPGVRTVIANGEDVLLATRPELQTGHTRWVRSTDDPDATWMQPLGLLGAHNRLNAMVARECLRALDVPEADDAAALERAAAGFAGLESRLHIVGDVGGVTFVDDGLSTNVLPVLAAVDSFPDRRVALLVGGQSRGIDYRPLATGLRRRTLPLAVFTMPDNGPDIAAALGTEGAGDTVTVEATASLAEAVARAYEWAAPDGVVLLSPAAPSFGRFKDYRDRGRAFVAAMESLRT, encoded by the coding sequence ATGCGCCCGCCGATCTCCTGGTCTGATCTGGCCGACCTGCGGGTCGGGGTGTACGGCCTGGGCACCGAGGGCCGCGCGAACCTGCGTGCCTGCGATGTCCGGGGCCTGCACCCGGTGCTGGTGGACGACCGCCCGCCGGCCACCACCGCCGACGACCCGGATCTGGACGGCCGGGTGGTGCTGGCCACGGAGAGCGGCGGACAGGCAGCACTTCTGCTGTGCGATGTGGTGATCAAGTCCCCGGGTGTACCCGCCTACGGCCCGGTGGTGCGGGAGCTGGAGGCGGCGGGTGTGCTGGTGGCCGGCGGTCTCGGCCTCTGGCTGATGGAGGCGCCGCGGGAGAAGGTGCTGTGCATCACCGGGTCGAAGGGCAAGTCGACCACCACCTCGATCGCCGGACACCTGTTGTCCGGACTGGGATATCGCACGTTCGTCGGCGGTAACCTGGGCAGCCCGCCGCAGGACCCGCGGGCGGCCGGCGAGTACGACCGGTACGTCATCGAGGTGTCCAGCTACCAGGCCACCGACCTGCCGGTGTCGCCGCCGGTGGTGGCGGTGACCTCGCTCAGCCCGGACCACCTGCCCTGGCACGGCGGGGATCCGGAGACCTACTTCGCCGACAAGCTCTCGCTGGCAACGAATCCTGGCGTCCGAACGGTGATCGCCAACGGCGAGGACGTGCTGCTGGCCACCCGCCCCGAACTGCAGACCGGGCACACGAGGTGGGTGCGCAGCACCGACGACCCGGACGCCACCTGGATGCAGCCGCTCGGTCTGCTCGGCGCGCACAACCGCCTGAACGCGATGGTCGCGCGGGAGTGCCTGCGCGCGCTGGACGTCCCCGAGGCCGACGACGCCGCGGCGCTCGAGCGGGCAGCGGCCGGGTTCGCCGGCCTGGAGAGCAGGCTGCACATCGTCGGTGACGTCGGTGGCGTGACGTTCGTCGACGACGGGCTGTCGACCAACGTGCTGCCGGTGCTCGCCGCGGTGGACAGCTTCCCGGACCGGCGGGTCGCGCTGCTGGTCGGCGGTCAGAGCCGCGGGATCGACTACCGACCGCTCGCCACCGGCCTGCGCCGCCGCACCCTGCCGCTCGCCGTGTTCACCATGCCCGACAACGGTCCCGACATCGCCGCCGCTCTGGGCACCGAAGGCGCAGGGGACACGGTCACGGTCGAGGCCACCGCATCCCTGGCCGAGGCGGTGGCGAGGGCCTACGAGTGGGCCGCCCCGGACGGCGTCGTCCTGCTCTCGCCGGCCGCGCCCAGTTTCGGCCGGTTCAAGGACTACCGGGACCGCGGCCGGGCCTTCGTCGCCGCCATGGAGTCCCTGCGGACCTGA
- a CDS encoding endo alpha-1,4 polygalactosaminidase — translation MTAAPVQLWPAGVGADYQLGGGYPPAAGVGVVARDSSDEPAAGVWNICYVNGFQSQPQDREKWLAERQDLVLLESDGTPVIDEGWPDELLLDTTTEAKRERLVAVLDPTLTGCAADGFDAIELDNLDSWTRSGGRLTEDGNIAFAALLVQRIHQLGLAAGQKNTPQLGARGPDEIGYDFVVAEECLVYDECAAYTDVYGDAVLDIEYSDTEVGATAADWAAACADPARPATIVLRDRLLAVAGSDGYVRDGC, via the coding sequence GTGACCGCTGCTCCGGTGCAACTCTGGCCGGCGGGGGTGGGCGCGGACTACCAGCTCGGGGGTGGCTACCCGCCGGCGGCGGGGGTCGGGGTGGTGGCCCGGGACAGCAGCGACGAGCCGGCCGCCGGGGTGTGGAACATCTGCTACGTCAACGGTTTCCAGTCCCAACCGCAGGACCGCGAGAAGTGGCTGGCGGAGCGGCAGGACCTGGTCCTGCTGGAGTCGGACGGCACCCCGGTGATCGACGAGGGCTGGCCGGACGAGCTGCTGCTGGACACCACGACGGAGGCGAAGCGGGAGCGACTGGTGGCGGTGCTGGACCCGACGCTGACCGGTTGCGCGGCGGACGGTTTCGACGCGATCGAGCTGGACAACCTCGACTCGTGGACCCGCTCCGGCGGACGGCTGACGGAGGACGGCAACATCGCCTTCGCAGCGCTGCTGGTGCAGCGGATCCATCAGCTCGGGCTGGCGGCCGGCCAGAAGAACACCCCGCAGCTGGGCGCCCGCGGGCCGGACGAGATCGGCTACGACTTCGTGGTCGCCGAGGAGTGCCTGGTCTACGACGAGTGCGCCGCCTACACCGATGTCTACGGGGACGCGGTGCTCGACATCGAGTACTCCGACACCGAGGTCGGCGCGACGGCCGCGGACTGGGCGGCGGCCTGCGCGGACCCGGCCCGGCCGGCCACGATCGTGTTGCGCGACCGGCTGTTGGCGGTCGCGGGATCGGACGGTTACGTCCGGGACGGCTGCTGA
- a CDS encoding ArsR/SmtB family transcription factor, producing MRADTREELRTDDVDLAVEVFRMLADPTRIRILHALLDAELPVNDLATAVGANPSSVSRHLAKLRMARLVRTRREGTRVHYRLENDHVARLVVDGLHHAEHAGPAVPRHHLEPVTVR from the coding sequence ATGCGCGCAGATACGCGAGAAGAACTCCGCACCGACGACGTCGACCTGGCGGTCGAGGTGTTCCGGATGCTGGCCGACCCCACGCGGATCCGGATCCTGCACGCCCTGCTTGACGCCGAGCTGCCGGTCAACGACCTGGCCACAGCGGTCGGCGCGAACCCCTCCAGCGTGTCCCGCCACCTGGCGAAACTGCGAATGGCGCGGCTGGTCCGGACCCGGCGGGAGGGCACCCGGGTGCACTACCGACTGGAGAACGACCACGTCGCGCGGCTGGTGGTCGACGGCCTGCACCATGCCGAGCACGCCGGACCGGCGGTCCCCCGGCACCACCTCGAGCCGGTAACGGTCCGATGA
- a CDS encoding DMT family transporter has protein sequence MIATLRNSGVRAALVSALLFGASAPASKLLLDSIDPLLLAGLLYLGSGLGLGLYRLIRRSPRVVPARSDLAPLGGAILAGGIVGPVLLLLGLSAMPASGASLLLNAEAVATAVLAWTVFRENVDRRIALGLVCIVAGAVVITVPDGVAWGEIWPSLAVLGACLAWGLDNNLTRTVALTDASWLAAVKGLVAGPVNLTLGIVAGAALPTVGAIAGALLVGLLSYGISLVLFIVALREVGTARAGAYYSVAPFLGAVLVLLLGEPLTWPLLVAAVLMGIGVWLHLTERHSHEHHHPAQHHAHHHVHTDGHHDHEHPPGTVVGRRGHSHPHEHRELVHTHPHFPDSHHRHRH, from the coding sequence ATGATCGCCACCCTGCGGAACTCCGGGGTCCGGGCGGCGCTGGTCTCGGCGCTGCTGTTCGGGGCGAGCGCCCCCGCCTCGAAACTGCTGCTCGACTCGATCGACCCGCTGCTGCTCGCCGGGCTGCTCTACCTCGGCTCCGGTCTCGGACTCGGCCTGTACCGGTTGATCCGGCGCAGCCCGCGGGTGGTGCCGGCCCGGTCCGATCTGGCCCCGTTGGGCGGTGCGATCCTGGCCGGCGGCATCGTCGGCCCGGTGCTGCTGCTTCTCGGGCTGTCCGCGATGCCGGCCTCCGGGGCGTCACTGCTGCTCAACGCCGAGGCGGTCGCGACGGCGGTCCTGGCCTGGACGGTCTTCCGGGAGAACGTGGACCGGCGGATCGCCCTCGGCCTGGTGTGCATCGTCGCCGGGGCGGTGGTGATCACCGTCCCGGACGGCGTCGCCTGGGGCGAGATCTGGCCGTCCCTGGCCGTTCTCGGTGCCTGCCTGGCGTGGGGGCTGGACAACAACCTGACCCGCACGGTGGCGCTCACCGACGCGTCCTGGCTGGCCGCGGTCAAGGGACTGGTGGCCGGGCCGGTCAACCTGACCCTCGGCATCGTCGCGGGCGCCGCGCTGCCGACGGTCGGCGCGATCGCCGGGGCACTGCTGGTCGGGCTGCTGTCGTACGGGATCAGCCTGGTGCTGTTCATCGTCGCGCTGCGCGAGGTCGGCACCGCGCGGGCCGGCGCGTACTACTCGGTGGCCCCGTTCCTCGGTGCGGTGCTCGTCCTGCTGCTCGGCGAGCCGTTGACCTGGCCGCTGCTGGTGGCCGCCGTGCTGATGGGCATCGGTGTCTGGCTGCACCTGACCGAGCGGCACTCGCACGAGCACCACCACCCGGCCCAGCACCATGCCCACCACCACGTGCACACCGACGGCCACCACGACCACGAGCACCCGCCCGGCACGGTCGTCGGCCGCCGCGGTCACTCCCACCCGCACGAGCACCGCGAGCTGGTGCACACGCATCCGCACTTCCCGGACAGCCACCACCGGCACCGGCACTGA
- a CDS encoding NAD(P)H-binding protein, translating into MRIAVTTPTGNVGSRLTELLLQAGVRPVLLLRDAGKLPDHVRELADVHEGDLDDAGFVRTATEGVDALYWVSPEDLMAEDPNALTEARAGHAAAAIRANGIRRVVVQSSVGAEKKHGAGLIDGLARAEEQLTGTDAQVRILRCGYFFTNLLMDPDAIGRGEIITVGATDVPMPWVAPDDIAVVAAVSLLSTEWTTDVQAVHGPEDISWQQAADILADVLGHPFRVLTPTPEEQQALMEKSGVPTGAARGLIEMTTGLADLVPEQPRTPLTTTPTTLAEWAVAHLRPASAPAP; encoded by the coding sequence ATGCGTATCGCCGTCACCACCCCCACCGGCAACGTCGGATCCCGGCTCACCGAGCTGCTGCTGCAGGCGGGTGTCCGCCCCGTGCTGCTGCTGCGGGACGCCGGCAAGCTGCCCGACCACGTCCGTGAGCTGGCCGACGTCCACGAGGGCGACCTCGACGACGCAGGCTTCGTCCGGACCGCCACCGAGGGGGTCGACGCGCTGTACTGGGTGAGCCCCGAGGACCTGATGGCCGAGGATCCGAACGCGCTCACCGAGGCCCGCGCCGGCCACGCTGCGGCCGCGATCCGGGCCAACGGCATCCGCCGGGTCGTGGTGCAGTCCAGCGTCGGCGCCGAGAAGAAGCACGGCGCCGGACTGATCGACGGCCTGGCCCGGGCCGAGGAGCAGCTCACCGGGACCGACGCCCAGGTACGGATCCTGCGCTGCGGCTACTTCTTCACCAACCTGCTGATGGACCCGGACGCGATCGGCCGCGGCGAGATCATCACGGTCGGCGCCACCGACGTCCCGATGCCCTGGGTCGCGCCCGACGACATCGCGGTGGTCGCCGCTGTCTCGCTGCTGTCGACGGAGTGGACGACCGACGTGCAGGCGGTGCACGGACCGGAGGACATCAGCTGGCAGCAGGCGGCGGACATCCTGGCCGACGTGCTCGGCCACCCGTTCCGGGTGCTGACCCCGACACCGGAGGAGCAGCAGGCACTGATGGAGAAGTCGGGCGTTCCCACCGGCGCCGCCCGTGGTCTGATCGAGATGACCACCGGCCTGGCCGATCTCGTGCCGGAGCAGCCCCGCACCCCGCTCACCACGACGCCGACCACGCTGGCGGAATGGGCGGTGGCGCACCTCAGGCCGGCGTCAGCTCCAGCACCGTGA
- a CDS encoding metallophosphoesterase has product MSVPFWVFMSSAMFAGAGVYLWWRLIARTTTRFSTPWWIGTVLAALVVLSAPVALFGQFAMPMGFQRVVGWPAWLGYSFIIFTGCLALVAELVRLGRWLVDRRRAAARGEKVTRRVLFERVLAGAIVAGGAVLTGVSLAGALGTPRVLRRSIAIRNLPAEAAGMRIVLISDLHVGSLTRHDDTRRIVDIVNAQNPDIVCLAGDFSDGDAATLAADLAPLADLRPTVGTFFVTGNHEFYFDVASWMQWFPTIGVRVLANESVQVRGVLLAGTHDIQGESQGLGPDVPAALAGRAAGQPAILLSHNPVVLDDAIAQDVDLLLAGHTHGGQFYPGVWIVGATTRTLSGYYAFGDTQVFVTNGCRFWGPPARIGAPMDITVLELTPA; this is encoded by the coding sequence GTGAGCGTGCCGTTCTGGGTGTTCATGAGCTCGGCGATGTTCGCCGGTGCCGGGGTGTACCTGTGGTGGCGGCTGATCGCCCGGACCACCACCCGCTTCTCGACCCCGTGGTGGATCGGCACGGTGCTCGCCGCGCTGGTCGTGCTGTCGGCGCCGGTGGCGCTGTTCGGGCAGTTCGCCATGCCGATGGGCTTCCAGCGGGTGGTCGGCTGGCCGGCCTGGCTCGGCTACTCCTTCATCATCTTCACCGGCTGCCTGGCGCTGGTCGCCGAGCTGGTGCGGCTCGGGCGGTGGCTGGTCGACCGGCGCCGTGCTGCCGCCCGCGGCGAGAAGGTGACCCGGCGGGTGCTGTTCGAGCGGGTGCTGGCCGGGGCGATCGTCGCCGGCGGCGCCGTGCTGACCGGGGTGTCGCTGGCCGGTGCGTTGGGCACACCGCGGGTGCTGCGCCGGTCGATCGCCATCCGGAACCTGCCGGCCGAGGCGGCCGGGATGCGGATCGTGCTGATCTCCGACCTGCACGTCGGCAGCCTCACCCGGCACGACGACACCCGCCGCATCGTCGACATCGTCAACGCGCAGAACCCCGACATCGTCTGCCTGGCCGGAGATTTCAGTGACGGTGATGCGGCCACCCTGGCCGCCGACCTGGCGCCGCTGGCCGACCTGCGGCCCACCGTGGGCACCTTCTTCGTCACCGGCAACCACGAGTTCTACTTCGACGTGGCGAGCTGGATGCAGTGGTTCCCGACGATCGGTGTGCGGGTGCTGGCCAACGAGTCGGTGCAGGTGCGCGGGGTACTGCTCGCCGGCACGCACGACATCCAGGGCGAGTCGCAGGGTCTCGGGCCGGACGTGCCCGCGGCACTGGCCGGCCGGGCCGCCGGGCAGCCGGCGATCCTGCTGAGCCACAACCCGGTGGTGCTGGACGACGCGATCGCGCAGGACGTCGACCTGCTGCTGGCCGGGCACACCCACGGCGGCCAGTTCTACCCCGGTGTGTGGATCGTCGGCGCCACCACCCGGACGCTGTCCGGCTACTACGCCTTCGGCGACACCCAGGTGTTCGTGACCAACGGCTGCCGGTTCTGGGGACCGCCGGCCCGGATCGGCGCACCGATGGACATCACGGTGCTGGAGCTGACGCCGGCCTGA
- a CDS encoding FAD-binding oxidoreductase, whose protein sequence is MTAALLDELRGIVGPEHVLTEPDLVAGHLRDWTGRFAAEAGVVVRPADTGQVSAVLAACAAAGTAVLPQGGNTGLVGASVPLHGEIVLHTGRLHGLEVDEVAGQLLAGAGETIGAVHAAAASAGLAYGVDLASRDSCTVGGTVATNAGGLRVLRHGDTRRQVIGVEAVLSDGSVLSHLGGLTRDNTGYHLPSLLAGSEGTLAVLTRVRLRLVPAPGPSAVAVLGLASPADAVVAAGFARRIAGVSAVEFFLPAGLALVREVTGLGAVLPEEHGAYLLLEVDGSAEALVQACEDLPGVQDAAIADDAPGRAALWAYRERHTESIATRGSVIKLDVTLPMATAGEYLDRLPSVVAGLVPDARVWLFGHLADGNVHTNITGVPAADTHRLEDTVLRMVADLGGSIASEHGIGLAKREWLGLGRSEAEIEAFRRIKWALDPAGILHPHAVLGP, encoded by the coding sequence GTGACGGCCGCGCTGCTGGACGAGCTGCGCGGGATCGTCGGCCCGGAGCATGTGCTGACCGAGCCGGACCTGGTCGCCGGGCACCTGCGGGACTGGACCGGGCGGTTCGCCGCGGAGGCCGGGGTGGTGGTCCGGCCGGCCGACACCGGCCAGGTGTCCGCGGTGCTGGCCGCCTGCGCCGCCGCCGGCACCGCGGTGCTGCCGCAGGGCGGGAACACCGGTCTGGTCGGCGCCTCGGTGCCGCTGCACGGCGAGATCGTCCTGCACACCGGCCGGCTGCACGGACTGGAGGTGGACGAGGTGGCCGGCCAGCTGCTGGCCGGCGCCGGCGAGACCATCGGCGCGGTGCATGCCGCCGCCGCGTCAGCCGGCCTGGCCTACGGGGTGGACCTGGCCAGCCGGGACTCCTGCACCGTCGGTGGCACCGTCGCCACCAACGCCGGCGGGCTGCGCGTGCTCCGCCACGGCGACACCCGGCGTCAGGTCATCGGGGTCGAGGCGGTGCTGTCCGACGGTTCCGTGCTCTCCCACCTCGGCGGCCTGACCAGGGACAACACCGGCTACCACCTGCCGTCGCTGCTGGCCGGCAGCGAGGGGACGCTGGCGGTGCTGACCCGGGTCCGGCTGCGGCTGGTGCCGGCCCCCGGCCCGTCCGCGGTTGCCGTGCTCGGCCTGGCCTCCCCCGCGGACGCGGTCGTCGCGGCCGGGTTCGCCCGGCGGATCGCCGGTGTCTCCGCGGTCGAGTTCTTCCTGCCGGCCGGGCTCGCCCTGGTGCGGGAGGTGACCGGGCTGGGCGCGGTGCTGCCGGAGGAGCACGGCGCCTATCTGCTGCTCGAGGTGGACGGCTCGGCGGAGGCGCTGGTGCAGGCCTGCGAGGACCTGCCCGGGGTGCAGGACGCCGCCATCGCCGACGACGCGCCGGGCCGGGCCGCGCTGTGGGCCTACCGGGAGCGGCACACCGAGTCGATCGCCACCCGCGGTTCTGTCATCAAGCTCGACGTCACGCTGCCGATGGCCACCGCCGGCGAGTACCTGGACCGGCTGCCGTCGGTCGTCGCCGGGCTGGTACCGGACGCCCGGGTCTGGCTGTTCGGCCACCTGGCCGACGGCAACGTGCACACCAACATCACCGGGGTGCCGGCGGCGGACACCCACCGCCTGGAGGACACCGTGCTGCGGATGGTCGCCGACCTGGGCGGGTCCATCGCCTCCGAGCACGGCATCGGGCTGGCGAAACGGGAGTGGCTGGGGCTCGGCCGGTCCGAGGCGGAGATCGAGGCCTTCAGGCGGATCAAGTGGGCGCTGGACCCGGCCGGGATCCTGCACCCGCACGCGGTGCTCGGCCCGTGA
- the malQ gene encoding 4-alpha-glucanotransferase: protein MDETLSGLAAEFGIATEFWDWQGEHRTVSDATVTAVLGALGVDASSPESAAASLSARADAERRRMLPVCLVVREHTTVSFPVHVTHGDPASVWVELEGGGYRNDLQQLDNFSPPVHLDGRDIGEATFAIPPGLPMGYHRLKAWSNGAEATCALIVTPEKLAPPPRLGQGRAWGVATQIYSVRSEQSWGLGDLTDLTDLAGWAGAEHGAGFVLINPLHAAEPVAPMEPSPYLPTSRRFVNPVYLRPERIPEFAGLPTAARAVVDDLLATLRRDLAGLDRLDRDLVWAAKSRALALVHGVPRTAGREIAYTAYRTREGQGLVDFATWCALAEVHGNDWRVWPADLRTPGSPAVQQFREAHPTEVDFHSWLQWVVDEQLAAAQSAALRSGMSLGVMTDLAVGVNPAGADTWRLHDVFAAGVTVGAPPDAYNQNGQDWTQPPWRPDRLAELQFAPFRDMVRAALRSAGGLRVDHIIGLFRLWWIPEGAGPTEGTYVRYDHEALIGILALEAARAGALVVGEDLGTVEPWVREFLTARGILGTSILWFEFEFDAGGGPLRPEWWRESCLASVTTHDLPPTAGYLAGDHVRLRQELGLLTRTLAEELAADAAEQRAWLDELRSRGALTGNDPDTEQTVLALHRYLTWTPSKLLAVALTDLVGDRRTQNQPGTVDEYPNWRVPLTGPDGSPLGLEDVFTSGRAAALAAVVR, encoded by the coding sequence GTGGACGAGACGCTCAGCGGGCTGGCGGCCGAGTTCGGCATCGCCACCGAGTTCTGGGACTGGCAGGGCGAGCACCGGACCGTCTCCGACGCCACGGTCACCGCGGTGCTGGGTGCCCTGGGCGTGGATGCGAGTTCGCCGGAGTCCGCCGCGGCATCGCTGTCCGCCCGGGCCGATGCCGAGCGGCGGCGGATGCTGCCGGTGTGTCTGGTGGTCCGGGAGCACACCACGGTGTCGTTCCCGGTGCACGTCACCCACGGCGACCCGGCCTCCGTCTGGGTGGAGCTGGAGGGCGGCGGCTACCGCAACGACCTGCAGCAGCTCGACAACTTCAGCCCGCCCGTCCATCTCGACGGACGGGACATCGGCGAGGCGACCTTCGCGATCCCGCCGGGACTGCCGATGGGCTACCACCGGCTCAAGGCGTGGAGCAACGGCGCCGAGGCGACCTGCGCGCTGATCGTCACCCCGGAGAAGCTCGCCCCGCCGCCGCGTCTGGGGCAGGGGCGGGCCTGGGGGGTGGCCACCCAGATCTACAGCGTCCGGTCCGAGCAGTCCTGGGGCTTGGGCGATCTCACCGATCTGACCGACCTGGCCGGCTGGGCCGGCGCCGAGCACGGCGCCGGGTTCGTACTGATCAACCCGCTGCACGCGGCCGAGCCGGTGGCGCCGATGGAGCCGTCCCCGTACCTGCCGACCAGCCGCCGCTTCGTCAACCCGGTCTACCTGCGGCCGGAGCGGATCCCGGAGTTCGCAGGGCTGCCCACGGCCGCCCGCGCGGTCGTCGACGACCTGCTGGCCACCCTGCGCCGGGATCTGGCCGGGCTGGACCGGCTGGACCGGGATCTGGTGTGGGCGGCCAAGTCCCGTGCGCTGGCGTTGGTGCACGGTGTGCCGCGGACCGCCGGCCGGGAGATCGCCTACACGGCGTACCGCACGCGGGAAGGGCAGGGCCTGGTCGACTTCGCCACCTGGTGCGCACTCGCCGAGGTGCACGGGAATGACTGGCGGGTCTGGCCTGCCGACCTGCGCACTCCGGGATCGCCTGCGGTGCAGCAGTTCCGGGAAGCACATCCGACGGAGGTGGACTTCCACAGCTGGCTGCAGTGGGTGGTCGACGAGCAGCTGGCCGCCGCGCAGTCCGCGGCGCTGCGGTCCGGGATGTCGCTGGGCGTGATGACCGACCTCGCGGTCGGCGTCAACCCGGCCGGCGCCGACACCTGGCGCCTGCACGACGTCTTCGCCGCCGGCGTCACCGTCGGCGCACCGCCGGACGCCTACAACCAGAACGGCCAGGACTGGACGCAACCGCCGTGGCGGCCGGACCGGCTCGCCGAGCTCCAGTTCGCGCCGTTCCGCGACATGGTGCGCGCCGCACTGCGTTCCGCCGGCGGGCTGCGCGTCGACCACATCATCGGGCTTTTCCGGCTGTGGTGGATCCCGGAGGGTGCCGGCCCCACCGAGGGCACCTACGTCCGGTACGACCACGAGGCGCTGATCGGCATCCTGGCGCTCGAGGCGGCCCGGGCGGGGGCGCTGGTGGTCGGCGAGGACCTCGGCACGGTGGAGCCGTGGGTGCGCGAGTTCCTCACCGCCCGAGGCATTCTCGGCACGTCGATCCTGTGGTTCGAGTTCGAGTTCGATGCCGGCGGCGGCCCGCTGCGGCCGGAGTGGTGGCGGGAGTCGTGCCTGGCCTCGGTCACCACCCACGACCTGCCGCCGACGGCCGGCTACCTGGCCGGTGACCACGTCCGGCTGCGGCAGGAGCTCGGGCTGCTCACCCGCACACTGGCGGAGGAGCTCGCCGCCGACGCCGCCGAGCAGCGGGCCTGGCTGGACGAGCTGCGCAGCCGTGGTGCGCTGACCGGCAACGACCCGGACACCGAGCAGACCGTGCTGGCTCTGCACCGCTACCTGACCTGGACGCCGTCGAAGCTGCTGGCCGTCGCGCTGACCGACCTGGTGGGCGACCGGCGCACGCAGAACCAGCCGGGCACCGTCGACGAGTACCCGAACTGGCGGGTGCCGCTGACCGGGCCGGACGGGTCACCGCTCGGCCTCGAGGACGTGTTCACCAGCGGCCGCGCCGCGGCGCTGGCGGCGGTGGTGCGGTGA